In Spirochaeta isovalerica, one DNA window encodes the following:
- a CDS encoding 2-oxoacid:acceptor oxidoreductase family protein — MLKEIRWHGRGGQGSFTGAKLLGTAASLHDDRFAQAFPSFGPERRGAPVLGFNRISDRPITDRSEIGLCDFIIFLDDTLWSDRYFGDLKKDALILINTADKNLSDARIRTIDATGLALEILGLPIANTAMLGALAALSRETVSYNALVEALKSSLKTSVLEKNLILLEKAYERF, encoded by the coding sequence ATGCTGAAAGAGATACGCTGGCACGGTCGCGGCGGTCAGGGAAGCTTCACAGGAGCCAAGCTCCTGGGAACAGCGGCATCGCTTCATGACGATCGGTTCGCCCAGGCTTTTCCTTCATTCGGTCCCGAAAGACGGGGCGCTCCCGTACTGGGTTTCAACAGGATAAGCGACAGACCTATTACCGATAGAAGCGAAATCGGCTTGTGCGATTTTATTATTTTTCTTGATGACACGTTGTGGAGCGACCGGTACTTCGGCGATTTGAAGAAAGATGCCCTGATCCTGATCAACACAGCAGATAAGAACCTTTCCGATGCGAGGATCCGGACCATTGACGCCACAGGCCTGGCTTTGGAAATACTGGGATTGCCCATAGCCAATACAGCCATGCTGGGAGCTCTGGCGGCTCTGTCACGGGAAACGGTTTCCTACAACGCCCTTGTGGAAGCTCTCAAATCTTCCCTGAAAACCTCTGTGCTTGAAAAAAACCTTATTCTTCTGGAGAAAGCCTATGAGAGATTTTAA
- a CDS encoding MMPL family transporter — protein sequence MKEKKENFRERILGRWAVWSARNWGKAFLIILGITAVMGVGLSILKADMTFYSMLPENTSQVKDMKKIIEDFPAASSILAVVDARDIEDPVEAEKQVKMGIDAIVARLSEEQFSDSVVRVTGKTDLDFFKKHGLMFTEEKDIKRFSRMYGDLNLVPLLTAVNDDFEREYAGDGDKLSDDQQMAVGMFRGLDQLLGVLDRSARGGSVSSSEVDAALDNWLFGETYILSKDNRMGIALIEPTFSMNDYFYLAPYVNSIEDAVKDVGNDLGIKTGLTGILVVGRDEMVTGEQGIVLSSVLALAAILILMILTFRMFSVPLISGVPLIIGILWTMGMSGFVIRKLNMMTAMYLVALMGLGIDFAIHLLTAYRQERDAGLDFYDAIRHAIEKSGSGILTGGLTTAAAFFALVIAETQMIRELGLVAGMGIVCELLAMLLIIPPMLGFREYRRVKKGKGEHSLFKKINIRSDAASGIGALLVKAPLLISGLMLAMGLFFALKAPGVSLETNLMKMEAEGLESIELQDVLVDEFGMAPDSLSIISHDPAEVKDLSDRLEDLSSVKMVDSIGDYYVPPEEGARRGALIRDFASELDSEKPADRVDSEGLLEELYRLEMNMMEMGDLAYLGNMHKLLNTIGTVTGVSAEGDKIGESNFDRLFATLESGEGDAAGLEALQSTLVPLLKGKLEAMASDEPVSFDMLPANLRDSYISKDKSSYLLNVIPTENPWEGDFRTIYQQQMNTVTDRGTGMLLAGDQLSFMAEKDGVLSAIVAIIVVSLILLLDFRNIKLVVLTMTSLLLSFLTLFGFMAVTGIKFDFLNIIVVPLLIGIGVDDAVHINHRYLLEGKGKMKTVIGKTGTALLITTLTTMVGFGSFIPSPMRAMRSTGIILPIAMAIAFLFSVLFHPGMLILLSEKLNLNFKPWSLRKK from the coding sequence ATGAAAGAAAAAAAAGAAAATTTCAGGGAAAGGATTCTCGGGAGATGGGCTGTGTGGTCAGCCCGGAACTGGGGAAAGGCTTTTCTTATTATATTGGGAATCACAGCGGTCATGGGCGTCGGGCTGTCCATTCTGAAAGCGGATATGACATTCTACTCCATGCTGCCTGAGAATACCAGCCAGGTGAAGGATATGAAGAAAATCATAGAGGATTTTCCAGCGGCGTCCTCCATTCTGGCCGTTGTCGATGCCAGGGATATAGAAGATCCCGTCGAGGCGGAAAAACAGGTGAAGATGGGGATCGATGCCATTGTCGCCAGACTGTCTGAAGAGCAGTTCAGCGATTCCGTCGTTAGGGTTACGGGGAAGACCGATCTGGATTTCTTTAAGAAACACGGTCTTATGTTTACTGAGGAAAAAGACATAAAGCGCTTCTCCCGCATGTACGGAGATCTGAATCTCGTTCCTCTCCTAACCGCTGTGAATGATGATTTCGAGAGAGAGTATGCAGGAGACGGAGACAAGCTTTCCGATGACCAGCAGATGGCTGTAGGGATGTTCCGGGGACTGGATCAGCTATTGGGAGTCCTGGACCGGTCGGCCAGAGGCGGGAGCGTCTCCTCTTCCGAGGTGGATGCAGCGCTCGATAACTGGCTTTTCGGGGAAACCTATATTCTCAGCAAAGACAACAGGATGGGGATCGCCTTAATTGAACCGACCTTCTCCATGAATGATTATTTCTATCTGGCACCCTACGTCAATTCCATTGAGGACGCGGTGAAGGATGTCGGCAACGACCTGGGGATTAAGACCGGGCTGACGGGAATACTCGTCGTCGGTCGCGATGAAATGGTGACGGGCGAGCAGGGGATAGTCCTTTCCTCTGTTCTGGCGCTTGCCGCCATTCTCATACTGATGATCCTAACCTTCCGCATGTTTTCCGTTCCCCTTATTTCAGGTGTTCCCCTTATTATCGGGATACTCTGGACTATGGGAATGAGCGGCTTCGTCATCAGAAAACTCAATATGATGACGGCCATGTATCTGGTGGCACTGATGGGGCTGGGTATCGACTTCGCAATCCATCTTCTCACAGCCTACAGGCAGGAAAGGGATGCCGGGCTGGATTTCTACGATGCCATCCGCCATGCTATCGAGAAAAGCGGTTCGGGAATTCTAACCGGGGGACTGACAACAGCCGCCGCATTTTTCGCCCTTGTCATTGCCGAAACCCAGATGATCCGGGAGCTCGGTCTGGTCGCCGGTATGGGAATTGTCTGCGAACTTCTCGCCATGCTTCTCATCATTCCTCCCATGCTGGGGTTCCGGGAGTACAGAAGAGTCAAAAAGGGTAAAGGCGAGCACAGCCTGTTCAAAAAGATCAATATCCGGTCCGATGCCGCATCGGGAATCGGAGCTTTGCTGGTAAAAGCTCCTTTGCTGATTTCAGGGCTGATGCTGGCCATGGGACTCTTTTTTGCCCTGAAAGCTCCCGGAGTTTCACTTGAAACAAACCTGATGAAGATGGAAGCCGAAGGGCTTGAATCGATCGAGCTTCAGGATGTGCTGGTTGACGAGTTCGGCATGGCACCCGACTCCCTATCCATCATTTCCCACGATCCCGCCGAGGTAAAGGATCTGAGCGACAGGCTCGAGGATCTCTCCTCGGTGAAAATGGTCGATTCCATAGGCGATTACTATGTTCCGCCTGAAGAAGGTGCGAGACGGGGGGCTTTAATCCGCGATTTTGCTTCAGAGTTGGACAGTGAGAAACCTGCAGACCGGGTCGACAGCGAGGGACTGCTTGAAGAACTCTACCGCCTGGAAATGAATATGATGGAGATGGGCGACCTGGCTTATCTCGGCAATATGCACAAACTGCTCAACACCATAGGAACGGTTACCGGTGTCAGTGCGGAGGGCGACAAAATCGGCGAGAGTAATTTCGACAGGCTGTTCGCCACACTCGAGTCGGGCGAGGGGGATGCCGCGGGGCTGGAAGCGCTGCAGAGCACTCTTGTTCCGCTCCTGAAGGGAAAACTCGAAGCAATGGCGTCGGACGAACCGGTTTCCTTCGATATGCTTCCGGCGAATCTGCGCGATTCCTATATCTCAAAGGATAAATCCAGTTACCTCCTCAATGTCATTCCCACGGAAAACCCCTGGGAAGGCGATTTCCGGACAATTTATCAGCAGCAGATGAACACCGTAACCGACAGGGGGACAGGCATGCTTCTCGCCGGGGACCAGCTTTCTTTCATGGCGGAAAAAGACGGGGTTCTCTCGGCTATAGTGGCTATTATCGTTGTGTCTCTCATTCTTCTTCTGGACTTCCGCAATATCAAACTTGTTGTCCTGACCATGACTTCCCTTCTGCTCTCTTTTCTCACTCTTTTCGGATTCATGGCTGTGACGGGGATCAAGTTTGACTTTCTCAATATCATAGTCGTGCCTCTGCTTATAGGAATCGGCGTCGATGACGCGGTGCATATCAATCACCGCTATCTGCTGGAGGGTAAAGGGAAGATGAAGACCGTTATCGGGAAAACAGGAACGGCGCTGCTCATTACGACACTGACGACCATGGTGGGATTCGGTTCCTTTATACCATCGCCCATGCGTGCCATGAGAAGCACGGGGATAATCCTACCCATAGCCATGGCCATAGCGTTCCTTTTCTCAGTGCTGTTTCATCCGGGCATGCTCATTCTTTTGAGCGAAAAACTGAATCTCAATTTCAAACCATGGTCTTTACGGAAAAAGTAA
- a CDS encoding 4Fe-4S binding protein, with protein sequence MRDFKMSPRPQWNSLSDVPMGSSCSSFHICDANAAWRVFRPVMDYSLCIGCHQCYLLCPDGAIHKEDAKVFHIDYDFCKGCGICAHQCKPGAISMVKEDQA encoded by the coding sequence ATGAGAGATTTTAAGATGAGCCCCCGTCCCCAATGGAACAGCTTATCCGATGTCCCCATGGGCTCCAGCTGCTCCTCCTTCCATATATGCGATGCAAATGCCGCCTGGAGAGTTTTCCGACCCGTCATGGATTATTCCCTCTGCATTGGCTGCCATCAATGCTATCTGCTCTGCCCCGACGGAGCCATTCACAAAGAAGACGCGAAAGTTTTCCATATCGATTATGACTTCTGCAAAGGCTGCGGTATCTGCGCTCACCAATGCAAACCCGGAGCCATATCCATGGTAAAGGAGGACCAGGCATGA
- a CDS encoding transcriptional regulator: protein MDDLYTRFDNVFFEKTRLSILTVLYKDEMVSFNQLKSLLGGTDGSIYTHMEKLIKAGYVEKRKELAGSTVQTVYKITKEGKSLFKEYLAFLEQMLKENR, encoded by the coding sequence ATGGATGATCTTTACACGCGGTTTGACAATGTCTTCTTCGAAAAAACGAGACTGTCCATTCTGACCGTGCTCTACAAAGATGAAATGGTTTCATTCAACCAGCTCAAATCTCTTCTCGGGGGGACCGACGGCTCGATCTACACCCATATGGAAAAGCTGATCAAGGCCGGATATGTGGAAAAACGGAAAGAACTGGCCGGGAGCACGGTTCAGACAGTTTATAAAATAACGAAAGAGGGGAAATCCCTTTTTAAAGAGTACCTGGCTTTTCTGGAACAGATGTTGAAGGAAAACCGCTAA